A genomic stretch from Bacteroidales bacterium includes:
- a CDS encoding single-stranded DNA-binding protein: MNKVELIGHVGKDPDIKQTKSGKKMMQFSLATTESFSSSFGNVVKSTCWHRIVLWNEAIEKYQDLVKKGKYIYVLGRISNRSWVDEDGQNRNISEVVCDTVESRTFSSSVGVV, from the coding sequence ATGAACAAAGTAGAATTAATTGGTCATGTTGGGAAAGATCCTGACATAAAACAGACCAAATCAGGAAAAAAAATGATGCAATTTTCTTTAGCAACCACTGAAAGTTTTTCATCATCATTTGGTAATGTTGTTAAAAGCACTTGTTGGCATAGAATTGTTTTGTGGAATGAAGCAATTGAGAAATATCAAGACCTTGTTAAAAAAGGGAAATATATTTATGTGCTAGGAAGAATTAGCAACCGCAGCTGGGTTGATGAAGATGGACAAAACAGAAATATCTCAGAAGTCGTTTGTGATACTGTTGAATCTCGCACTTTTAGTAGTTCTGTTGGAGTTGTGTAG